The following proteins are encoded in a genomic region of Nitrospirota bacterium:
- a CDS encoding DUF933 domain-containing protein: protein IREGTKAAQAAGKIHSDMERGFIRAEVYHYDDLIACGSEAKVREKGLFRLEGRDYVIKEGDIVYFRFNV, encoded by the coding sequence ATCCGGGAGGGGACGAAGGCCGCCCAGGCGGCGGGCAAGATCCATTCGGACATGGAGCGGGGCTTCATCCGCGCCGAGGTCTACCATTACGACGACCTGATCGCCTGCGGGTCGGAGGCGAAGGTGAGGGAGAAGGGGCTGTTCCGGCTCGAAGGGCGGGACTACGTCATCAAGGAAGGCGACATCGTCTACT